The genomic DNA CGCAATGCCGCAGGAGTAAAGATCGAACGCTTGGCCAGCACCGAGTCGGCAAAGGCGCGCAACTCAGGATCTTCAATCAACTCCAGCCGCAACAACGAGGTAAACACCCGAAACGGGCTGACTTGCAGCGCCTCTTCATGCACCGCGCGAAACGCCGTGGAATGCACCGGTACGCCTGCCGGGGTCAGGTCGTAATAACCCACCGGTTGCATACCCATCACCGCGAACAGGCGAGCGAGGGTGGCCAGTTCCGTTGCGGTGCCGACACGGATGGCGCCATGGCGCTCCATGTCGAGGCGTTGGATTTCGCCGGTATTGTCGAGTTGCCGGGCGATGTCTGGCTGACGTGAAAGCACGTCGCGGTTGGTCTGCTCCACCAGTTCCATCAGCGCGCCGTACAGCGGGACTTCTTCGCGGTACATGTCGGACATCGCTTTGGAGAAGCGTTGGCGGATCAGGTCGGGGCTGACGAAAGGCTGCACGGTCATGAAAAAAATTCCTGCCACGGTCACGAGATGGGTGGAGGAAAAGATCGCAGCCTTCTCCCGCGTGGGCAAACGAAGAATCCTACGAACTTCATTCTGCCAACGACTGATCCACCAGTTCGATCCAGTGCCTGACCGGGGCCCGACCAGCGCTGGCCAGATGACTCTGGCAGCCGATGTTGGAGGTGACGATCAGCTCAGGACGCCCGCTTTCCAGGGCATTGAGACGGTTGTCGCGCAATTGCCGGGCGATCGTCGGTTGGGTCAACGAGTAAGTGCCCGCCGAGCCGCAGCACAAATGCCCGTCCGGCACGTGGGTCAGGTTGAAGCCCAGGCGAGTCAGCACCGCTTCCACTGCGCCGCCAAGCTTCAGCGCGTGCTGCAAGGTACACGGACAATGCACGGCGATCCGCCGTTCGCTGGCGGCGCACACTTGCTCCAGCGGTTCCTGCGCGATGACCTGCACCAGATCGAGGGTCAGTTCGCTGATTCGCCGCGCCTTGTCGGCGTAAGCCGGATCGTCTTCGAGCAGATGCCCGTAATCCTTGATGAACGCGCCGCAACCGCTGGCAGTCTGGACGATGGCTTCGGCACCGTTTTGCAGATGCGGCCACCAGGCGTCGATGTTCTGCCGGGCGCGGTCGAGGCCTTTGGCCTGGGCGTCGAGGTGGTAGTCCAGCGCGCCGCAACAACCTGCTTCTGTCACCGCGGTGATGCTGATCCCGAGTCGATCCAGCACCCGCGCCGTGGCGTCATTGGTATTGGGGGACAAACCCGGTTGCACGCAGCCCTCCAGCAGCAACACCCGGCGCGCATGCCGTGGTGCCGGACGCAAGCCT from Pseudomonas baetica includes the following:
- the glcF gene encoding glycolate oxidase subunit GlcF, which produces MQTTLSEQSRQLPRAAEAEKILRTCVHCGFCNATCPTYQLLGDELDGPRGRIYLIKQVLEGAPATAQTQLHLDRCLSCRNCETTCPSGVDYHNLLDIGRAVVDHAVPRPAAQRLLREGLRALAPNPGLFKGLLRLGTTFRPLLPRIFESKLPQHLPSSGLRPAPRHARRVLLLEGCVQPGLSPNTNDATARVLDRLGISITAVTEAGCCGALDYHLDAQAKGLDRARQNIDAWWPHLQNGAEAIVQTASGCGAFIKDYGHLLEDDPAYADKARRISELTLDLVQVIAQEPLEQVCAASERRIAVHCPCTLQHALKLGGAVEAVLTRLGFNLTHVPDGHLCCGSAGTYSLTQPTIARQLRDNRLNALESGRPELIVTSNIGCQSHLASAGRAPVRHWIELVDQSLAE